CAGCAGCTGTGAGGTGAGCCCTCAGTCCCCCAACCGCACTGCCTGTCCCCACCCATCGCCACACTGTTCATGTCTCTGACCTAAGTCAAACCCTGGCTCCCTCTTGCCTCTGTACTACCGACCTGCCACCCCGGACCTGACCACACCTCCACTTTCCCTTCTCAGTCTGTGGTCTGTGTCCCTCCTTCCAGAGGTCATTTTCAGCCTCCAGTAGCTCTGCCCTTAAGGCTTTGGCGTGGGAGATACCAGGCATTCCCACCAGAGGGCAGGAGCAAGCTGTCTCCGGAGCAGCGGCCTGGAGACTTCTGgcggaagggaggggagggagccctAGGGAAGATCTGGTGAGGAGAAGGGGCCTCCTGATTTTACACCTGAGACCTGGTATGACCTTGAGTCCTGGTGTGACTACTCTGGCCTGTAAGCATTAAAGGtgccctaccccccacccccacccctgcctccccactccacccccaccgTGTCCCTGCAGCTCCGCTCAGCGGGAGCCCAGGCTTTGCAGGAGCAGCTGGGGGCTGTCACCTGTGTGGGCAGCCTGGATCTGTCAGACAATGGTGAGTGGGGGTGCTTCCCTTCCTGGAGGCCGGGTGGGGACAGGGGTCTGGAGTGTTGGGGAGAAGCCCTGAGGAGACTCTAGGGAACCTCCAGCCTCAAGGCCAGGCCTCTCCCATCTACTGGCCAGGGTTCGACTCAGACCTCCTGACACTGGTGCCCGCGCTTGGCAAGAACAAGTCCCTCAAGCACCTATTCCTGGGCAAGAACTTCAATGTCAAAGCCAAGTGAGGCCTCCTCCCTGTACCCACAGACGCTCGCTCCATCATCCACCTATCTTTTTGGCTCACTGTATTACCTCTGGCCCCCTCCCTGCTCAAGCCACCTCTCTGCTCCTCCAATAGCATaaccccagccccttcccctcctaCTCTGAGCCCCGACTCCCCGCAGGACCCTGGAGGAGATCCTCCACAAGCTGGTGCAGCTGATCCAGGAAGAGGACTGTGTGAGTGCCTGGGCCTGGGAGGGACCTGCAGTGGCAGGGGCTGCTGGCACTGGGCCCAACCCCCCACTTGCCCACACAGTCCCTGCAGTCACTGTCGGTGGCAGACTCCCGGCTGAAGCTTCGCACCAGCATCCTCATCAATGCCCTGGGCAGCAACACCTGCCTGGCTAAGGTGGACCTGAGTGGCAACGGCATGGAGGACATCGGGGCCAAGATGCTGTCTAAGGCCCTGCAGATAAACTCCTCCCTCAGGTGGGGCCCACACCTGGGACTTCTGACCTGGAGCCCCAGCCACCCACACATACATGCTTGCCTCGCTGCTCTGTAGCCCAGCTTCCAGGAGGCCCTCAGTCCCAGAACCATTGcccaggaaaggagggagggctCCAGAGGGGGATTGTGTCCCTGCCCCCTAAGAGGGACCCAGAGGGAGGGATAACAAGCCAGTGCTCACTCTCTCCCCAGAACTATCCTATGGGATCGGAACAATACATCTGCCCTGGGCTTTCTGGACATTGCGAGGGCCCTGGAGAGGTAAGTGGTCCAGGGCTCTGCCTGACCCGCACCCCCAGCCTCGCTGTGCCTGGACCAGGCCTGAACCTCGCCAGTCCCACCCCAGCCTGCTTAACCTATTTGCACAGAAATATTAGGAGGGCCAGATGAGGGAAATGGGCAGAAGGGGGTGGATTTTGGGGAGCAGGggcctctcctcctcacctcttcCCCCTCTCAGCTGTTCTACTGTGTCCCACAGCAACCACACACTGCGCTTCATGTCCTTCCCCGTGAGCGACATCTCCCAAGCCTACCGCAGCGCCCCAGAACGCACCGAGGACGTCTGGCAGAAGGTGGCGGCCTAAGCAGGGTGGAACAGtgaggggcaggggccagcccccatccccaGGCCTGACCCCACCCACCCCGTCATCTCCAGATCCAGTGGTGCTTGGTGAGGAACAACCACTCCCAGACGTGCCCCCAGGAGCAGGCCTTCAGGCTGCAGCAGGGCCTGGTGACCAGCAGCGCCGAGCAAGTAAACATTTCCCTCCGGGACACATGGGGCATGCATGGGGCTTGCAGGGCACAGCTGGGATGTGAtagtgtgtgggggtggggagtttgAAAAGGCATCGTGTGGAGCTCATAACTAGAAGGGGAAAGCGGAAAGATAGGACATTCTGAATTTGGGCCCCAAACAGGAGAGAACATGTGGGCAAACAGCAGGGGGTCTCCAAACAAGGGGTGTACAGACTGTGGGAGCTCCACCGGGCGTTCAAGAAGTGCAtcacaagaagaggagagaataggCCATCCAGAgacatcatcaccaccaccccgTCAGTGCCGGTGCCAGTAGCACTGCCCAAAGGGCACAGAAATGGAGTATCTGGGGTCCCACCTAGGAAGATGAGTGTACGGGGGTCCCCTGTGACACTCCCGCCAACTGTGCTCCAGATGCTGCAGCGGCTGTGTGGACGAGTGCAGGAGGAGGTGCGGGCCCTGAGGCTGTGCCCGCTGGAGCCTGTGCAGGATGAGTTGCTCTATGCTCGGGACCTCATCAAGGACGCCAAGAACTCCCGGGCGGTAAGCCCCCAGCAGCACCCCTTTCCATGACAGTGCAGAGAACCCAAGAAGGCCCGCCATGCTAACCCAGAGTGTCCAGGACCTGTCCCGAGCATCTGCCCTACTGACCAGGGGCCCCCAGGGACCTAGTAAGGCCTAATTCTGGCCTTCTGATCATaaccccttccctccttccacagctGTTTCCCAGCCTCTACGAGCTGGGCCATGTGTTGGCCAACGATGGGCCTGTGCGGCAGAGGCTGGAGTCAGTGGCCAGTGAGGTGTCCAAGGCTGTGGACAAGGAGCTGCAGGCAAGTCCTGAGGAGGGAGCAAGTGTTTACCAAGGCTCTCACCTGAGGTCAGTGCAGGGAGATTACTGGGGGCAAGAAGGAAACACAGAGTTGAGACCACCCACACTGCCACTGTGCCACGCTTTGCTAGAAAACTGGCTTGGATTTTTTTCTGCTAGCTTTGACCTTGACCACTGAACTCCGACCTCTCCCCTCTGGACTCGAACCCTTGAACTGACTCCCCTTTGTCCTTATGGTAGGGTGGCAAGGGCACTGAGCAAGATGTGGGGAAGCCTGAGTGTCCCAGGCTCTGCTGCTAACTGGCCCTGTGACCCCGGCAGGCCCCTCAATCCCACCACAGGGAGCTGGCATGCACAGGCTAGGGTCCCTTCCACTGTGGTGCCAGCCCTGACCCAGCTCCCCTTGGGGCTCTGGCCTCACTTCCCCCACTCTAGGTGATCCTGGAGTCGATGGTCAGCTTAACACAGGAGTTATGCCCCGTGGCCATGCGGGTGGCCGAGGGCCACAACAAGATGCTGAGCAATGTGGCCGAGCGTGTCACCGTGCCCCGGAACTTCATCCGAGGGGCGCTGCTGGAGCAGGCGGGGCAGGACATTCAGAACAAGCTGGAGTGAGAGGCGGGGATGGgcgcggggggggggtggggggggtgttGGGAGGGGTGCTGGATTCAGCCCAGGGCACTTAGGGACTTTGGGCCCAGCTACCAGCAATTAATAATGAATGGCGCAATCTCCATTACAAGGGATAAATCTTTAACCAACTGCAACTTTGCTATTTAGGGTCTGACTGATCTTTGCCCTAGAAATCTAAGTGCTGAGTCTGGGTTTAGGAGGCAGGGCAGCGCACACACaggggtacacacacacacgcacacgcacacagcCACACAGCCACACATAGACAACAAGAATCACCTCCCAGAAACAAAGTTCAGCCTTCTCAGAGGCAGGGACAGAGAAAAACGATGTGAATCGTGGTGCATGGACTACCCTCTCTCCCCTGAGTTCTCCTTACCCACTGGAGCTCTTTCATTCCGGATGCCACCACTCgccaaagcaaaggaaaattatTGCACATACGTGCAACGGCCTGGTTCAAGAAGCGCTGGTGTGTGCTCTTACAGCAGAGACCAGCAGCGTTCACTCAGTACCCCAATTTACCCAGCTCTGCTCCACTGCAGCTCCAGGGGACTGACCCGGAGCCCTCTTgctcctctttctcctcagttCCTCCTTACCCACTCTCCTCACCCACACACACCTAGACTAGGGGCCAGTGGGTGGGACTGGGTATGCCCTTGTGGAGACATGAGTGTGGTGAACCTAAGGGGTCTCCTCCAGCAGCCGTGTTCTCTGTGGACGACCAGGCTAGCTCGCCTGCACCCTCAGGCATCTGGGGAAGATGGGCTGAGGCtcagtggggggaggggggctgagCAGCCTCCCCTGTGCCCACAGTGAAGTGAAGCTCTCAGTCGTCACCTACTTGACCAACTCCATAGTGGACGAGATCCTGCAGGAGCTGTACCACTCCCACAAGAGCCTGGTAAGGCTTCTGAaccccagccaggcccaggcaTGCCCTGCACCCCGCTCAGCCCATTCCCCCAACCACCCCTCCCCATCAAGGCCCTGGGCGGTGGGCAGCTTCCTTGGGATCCTATTCACACCTGTCCTTCCCCAGGCCAGGCACCTGGCCCAGCTAAGGACACTGTCAGATCCACCAGGGGGGCCAGGCCAAGGGCAGGATCTGTCCTCCCGGGGCCGAGGCCGGAACCATGACCACGAGGAGACCACAGATGATGAACTTGGCACCAACATCGTGAGCACCCCCAACCCTCCACTCCCCTCCTTAAGCTAGGCCTGCCCCGAACCTGCAGAACACTGTCCCCTCCTGCTTCTCTGGACTCTACTCCCTGCCCTCACTGGGCCTGGTCTCATCCACCAGCCCGGATCCAACCCAGTCTCTTCCTTCGTCCCAGTGCCTCAACcgcctgaggagagggaggcaggacagaCCTAAAGAGAAGGCTTTATGAGGAATGGGAGGCTCCAGGTGAGGCTCCTGGGACTTGTGACCTGGCCCAACCATCCAATCCGTCTCCATTTCTGTAGGACACCATGGCCATCAAAAAGCAGAAACGCTGCCGCAAGATCCGGCCGGTGTCTGCCTTCATCAGTGAGTCCCCCGGCCTCAATTCTAATGTCCTCCAGGTCCCCAGACCTTTCCCAGAccctggatttctttcttttttctctgttcaaacaggctgcttcctccctgtctctcctgCTAGTCCCTCTAACACTGCTGTCCCCACAGGTGGGAGCCCTCAGGACATGGAAAGCCAGCTGGGGAGCCTGGGGACCCCCCCTGGCTGGTTCTCAGGACTCGGGAGCAGCCAGCCCACAGCTAGTGGCTCCTGGGAAGGTTTATCCGAACTGCCCACTCACGGCTATAAACTAAGGCATCAAACACAGGGCAGGCCTCGGCCCCCCAGGACCACCCCTCCAGGACCTGGTCGGCCCAATGTGAGTCCCTAAGACCTCGAAAGAGAACCAACTTGACTTCACAATGCCGGCGCCAGGGGTGCTGGCTTTAGGATGCAAATGCCAGAGGCACCAGCCTTGGGGTATCGGGCAGGGGCCCAGGAAGGCCACCAAACAGAGGCGGATTATCCAGCTTGGATGGGAGCTAGACCTTGTCACAGACAGGAAATCTCTGTCTGCCAGACAGTGGCAGTTCTCATTTTGGTGAAGGATAGAGCCAAGAGCCACCATGCTTAGGCAATGCCCAGGTGGACTGAAGTCTAAATTTCCATGGGGCCAAGAGGAGGCAAGTCCAGTGCAAAGGGGAAGGCCCTCAGTGGATGGGAGGGGCTTCCTGACCCAGATGAGATAGCCTACAGACCTTCCTCCCAGCAGGTGCCAGTACCTGGGACACGTCAGGAGAACGGGATGGCCACCCGCCTGGATGAGGGGCTGGAGGACTTCTTCAGCCGAAGGGTCATGGATGAAAGTTCCAGGTGTGGCACCTAGACACGCTCCCGTTTTCAGCAAGCCCCAAGGACCGGGAAGGACTCCTGTGTCCTCCCAGCTCCCACAGAGGCCTCTCCAGTGGCAGTGCCCCAAAGCCAGTCTCCCTGGGACATTTCCCCCACATTCTCATTCTTCTCCACCCTGCCCTTAGCTCCCATGCTCTCTGAATCTTCTCAGGACAGCAGAAAAGGATGAGACCAGGGTGAACCACGACAGTGGGATggtggggacagggtgggggACGGGGAGGCGGCAGGCCCTGGGATGGGATGACAGTGGTAAGAGGCCTGGAGGGTGTGTTCTCTGTCACTGTCCTGCACAGACTCCCCAGCATCTGTCCAGAAAGAACTGGGTCACTtggagaggtggagagaagaagagggGGAGAGGTGCCTGGGAGGAAAGAGTGGATGGGGGTGGAAGAGGCTGCCGGAGGATTATGACAGGGAAGGTGAGGACACCAACTCTAGGAGAGACCAGATGACAGAGGAAAGCGGGAGGTTTATTAGACCCAGGACTGGACTAGCACCAGCACCACCCTGGGTCCTGTGCCACCTCTGCATCTGGGATTCACGTCTCCCTGTGGCTTTGTCCTGACTCACCCCGACCCTGCCCAGCTATCCCCGGACTCTGCGGACCCTGCGGCCCGGCCTCTCGGAGCCGCCGCTGCCTCCACTCCAGAAGAAGAGGCGCCGAGGCCTGTTTCACTTTCGCCGGCCCCGGAGCTTCAAGGGGGACCGGGGGCCAGGGTCCCCCACCACcgggctcctcctccctccaccccctcccccaccccccactcaggAGAGCCCCCCAAGCCCAGACCCTCCCAGCCTCGGCAATAACTCCTCCCCCtgctggagcccagaggaggagagTGGCCTCCTCCCTGGATTTGGAGGGGGCCGGGGGCCTTCCTTCCGCAGGAAGATGGTAAGTGAAGAGGGTATGCTGCATCCTCCCCGTTTGCTGTCCCACACGTAGCCCACCCACTGACCCCAGCCCAGCAATTAGTGGGAGAATGCTAGGACTCGGGGTTCTGGGGAACCTTGGTCATCCCAATTTCCTGCCCCTTGAGAGTCTGGCTAAGCCTGGTGACCCAGAGCATGCTGGGAGTGCTGCAAGCAGAGGAGGGCGGACTCCTCAGAGGGCAGGGGTCTGGCAGGGCTTCCCTAGGCTGGCACCCCAGAGGGGCAGGGGCCCTCCCCTACTCCCTTGGAACCCCTTCTCCATTGGGAACTGCTTATAAACCTGAGACCTTGTTCCAGGGCACTGAGGGGACAGAGCCAGGGGAAGGGGTCCAGGCCCCTGGGACGGCACAGCAGCCAAGAGTCCACGGTGTTGCCCTTCCTGGGTTGGGAAGAGCCAAGGGTTGGAGCTTCGATGGGAAACGAGAGGTGAGGGGAGCCGGAGGTAAACCGAGGGTCCCGTGGGTCCCTGTCTaccaccctcccctccctgtgCACTGTCCCTGGCAGGCAGTGGAGAGAGAGTGGAACAGTGACAGTGGAAGGTATTAGCTGCAGTCCTGCCCATCCCACCCACTGGCCGTGGAATCCTGGACGGCTCACTTAACCTCCCGGAGCCTCTGCTTCCTTGTAAAATGGCTGGTTGTAAAAATACTGACCTCTTGAGCTGTGTTTCCAAATTGGGTGACTTTACCACCTTTAGGGCAACTTTTACCTTCTCCACCTAACACCTGTATTAATCTTTACacgttatttttatttaaatcaactCACCTTTTTAACTTAGTCTGGACCTAAGCATTATCATCTTTAAAATCGTGGGCTTATCGTAGTAGTCATGTTTTTTTCTACTACACATAAAATGAACatgtaactattaaaataatagcaTTTTCACACGTGTAAACCATTTCTTATGCCCCTAGGGTGGTGTGGGTGCTACTCTTTGGAAAAAAACGTCCAAGTTTCTAGGGACAAATGACAGGAGGTGCTGGGGCAGAAGCTCCTTGTTAACTGCAGTCCCCGTGTGGAGGGGACTTTTCTTAGGACCTGACTCAGCTGTCCTTTCAGGGCCCAGGCCCAGACCTGGAGGGCAGCGTCCAGGCTTGGCAGAAACGGCGCTCTTCGGATGACGCAGGTGAGAATGGTGGCCCTCACTGCCTGTTTTGGGCCCTTTCTCGGAGGCCCCTACTGACTTGCCTTTCCCTTCTCTCATACCCCCCTCCACCCCAGGGCCTGGAGCCTGGAAGCCCCCACCACCCCCTCAAAGCACCAAGCCGAGCTTCAGCGCCATGCGCAGAGCAGAGGCCACATGGCACATAGGTATGGAACGCCTCTTCTCGGGCCGCAGCACTGCAGGCCCAGGGTGTGTCCAAAGAAACAGAAGCTACGGCCCCGGCGCTGGGGAATTTACAGCCAAGGTGGGGCAGTAAGAAGTCAACACAGTGAAAATGTTTAGGGATATTTACAAAGCTACATCCAAAAGAGACAGACAACCCAACCGGAAGAGAGGGCCTACAGAACAAAAGTGGCTTTGCCAGGGTTAGCAGACAACAACGCTTTGTGGATGGTTCTGGGGAAGTCTCTAGGGCAAAGGCCACCTCTGGCCACCATCAGCAAAGTGGCAGCCTCCATAAAGAAGGCTTCTCTCTGCACCTCAGCTGGGAAAGAGGGAGGGCAGTACCAGCCCCGCCAGGCCCAGCTTGGACATCCCAGTGTCTTCCAAAAATAGCTTTCCAGGCCGTCCTCAGCTCAGTCAGAAAGGTGTCACAAGGAAGGAGCAAGAGTCCTGCCTTGGAGGTCAGACACCTGGGGGTTAGTCCTAGCTCAGCCACCACCAGCAGTGttgaccttaagcaagtcacttacCTCTGGCTCCGAGACTCTGGAGGAATAAAGGAGAGGGGATGATGGTATGATGCCTCCCTTCTTCTGGGTTCAGAGCACCTCTCACttagggagccactgaaggagagCTAGTCAACTCGGCCTCCACTCAAGTTGGTGGCCCTCCAACCACAATGACGTGGACAAATCTCTCTGTAGATGTGGACACTCCCTCAgtctcctccactcccaccccagggctAGGGCATAAAGGCATGGTgcagcaccaggctggcccaggctCAGCAGTGCctctgctcctgccccctcctccaagGCCGACCCAGCACCAGGGCATCTTTGCTGATGACCCCATCCCACACACAGACTAGTTAAAACCCCCAAAGCGGGGCTCCATCCTTCATTTTAGGAGACCACCGTAGTTGGATGCTCCACTGCGCATGGCCCTACCGCCAGCACCCTCCAAGTCTCTCTCACTCACACCTCACAGAAACACACACTGACAATACCTTCCAGGTGACAAAGCCTCAGGCTCAGGTTGCATAAAGCCACAGAGgcgggaggagggtggggagtggggggagtgAGGGCGCCTCTCCTCAAGGCTCTCACCATGTAAATCAGACTGGCAGACAGTCCTGGGAATGCCAGGCTGCAGCCTTGGCAGGCCCCAGGGCACTGCAGCCCTGGATGGGCAGCCATGCCTGGGGACCCAGCAGGGCCTGCTCTGCCCAGCAGGAACAGGCGCAGGCCCTGCTCTTCAAGAGGGTCAGCCAGGCCAGGACCCCCTCCAGAGGTGATGGGCTCAGGATGATCCTGGGGACCAGAGCTAAGAAAATGTGAGAGCAGAAGGGGACATCAAAGGCAGAGACATAGTAACAAATGGgcttggtggggggggggcggcgcAGTCCTGGCCCCCAGGGCCCCACAGGGACGGAGACAGGGAGGGCTCTGCAAAAATGCCTTTTCCTGcagtttctcctctcttcccatcCCCCAGCTGAGGAGAGCGCCCCCAACCACAGCTgccagagccccagcccagcctcccaagatggagaggaggagaaggagggggccCTATTCCCAGAGAGGACGGTTCCTGCTAGGAATGCCAAGGTGAGGGCCGGcaaggaaggtggggaaggcacTTTGATGAGCCAAAAGGGTGGACTAACTGACTGAgcatcttccttcttctcccagcTGCAGGACACCCCTGTAGCTCCACGGCCCCCCAAGCCGGTGGCAGTGCCCAGGGGCCGCCACCCCTCCCAGGAtccagggggcagggaggaggctgaggctgggggagCAGCCCCAGGAGTGAACAAGCCCCGGCTGCGGCTGGGCTCACAGCAGGACCAAGAGGAGCCGGAGGTCCAAGGTCTGCCACCTGGCTGGAAGGGGCTTGGGGCGCCTCTGGGGTCTTGCTGTCCACATTGGGTCCCCTTCCCAGGCAGGGAATGAGCTACAGACAATCAGGAGTCACAGCCTGGATGAACGCCAGCCTGTGAGCCCCACTCATGTGCCAGGCCTGCCCTGACTGTCATTCCAGGGCCCCTGGAACCGGGCCGCCGGACCGCCCCTCTGAAGCCCAAGAGGACACGGCGGGCACAGTCCTGCGACAAGCTGGAGCCTGATAGAAGACGGCCCCCTGACCCCACAGGTGCCAGCGGGGTGGGCGAGAGGTCGGTCCCATTCCCACCCATCTGTCTGACATGGCGCCGCTACACTGGGCAGCTGGCTCTCCCTGCCCAGGAAACAGGGCCCCCTGGATTTGTCCCCAGCAGGAACCAGTGAGCCAGGAACAGACTGACAGCGGCTGCAGCACCCACCCCAGCCCGCCTCTCAACATGTGCCTCACAAGGACTCAGACCCCCACCCACCCGACacccccaggcccctctgccaGCCCCAGTCCCACAGGGGCAGGATGGCAGGATGATGGTGGgggacaggaagggagggagcaacCTGGAGAGAGGGAGGCTCTGGGTGCCGTGCTGGCTCTGCAGAGAGCTTAGGGGTGGGGCCATCTCCTCCTCCGGAAGGGCAGatctgtccctctctccccagggGCTCTCTCCTCACTTgtatagaataaaaaacaaaatcaccacCTGCCTCAAGTCTCTGCTGTCTTCCCCattctctgccccctccccaccatctGCTCCCCTTCCACAAGCCCTCGCAGTTGGGAAAAGCGAGGAACGCCCcacaggggtggggctggggttctgtgaggagaagaggagaagactgGAGATGTGCTGgactggaggggaggggaccGACAAGTCTCCCAGCCAGGGTGGCTGTTATGTGCAAGGTCTGGGGTGAGCTGGCTGGAGAAGGACCAAAAGGGCAGAAACCAGTACCAGTGCATGTCCTGCCTCGGCGGGTACGGTGGGATTGATGTACCAGGAGGAGATTGGGGAGCAGTAtgctatgtgtgtatgtgtgagtgtgtgtgtgtttacacacaGACAAGCTCACTAATGCTGGAGTTAAATGCTGTTGGGTCATCCTGGGGGCACCACCAATAGTCATAAATCCCAACAGTAGCGTGGCCTGTAGGTGAGCAGAAGTGAGAGGGAGTCTATGGCATGAGAAGGTCAACAATTAACCGTTCGCATTGGCATACTAACAAATACTAGCTTGGCATTCAAGACTCGGCTCAAGAGCCTCCTCTGTAAAGCCGTTCCTGATGCCCTCCCCCAACTCATCTAAATGGAACCCTCCCTGTTTGTGGCCCACTGCATCCTGAACAGGTCCACAACTTTGCACCTGTCACACTTAATTGCACTTGTGTATTCGCTTATTATCTCTGTCTGCTGGTCTGTCTGTTCTAGTGACATGCACCTCCCCCAGGGGCAGGAGCTATATCTTAATCACCTGTGTAGCCCCCgccctggcacagtgcctggcacccaggagaTGCTTGGTAAATGGCTGCTACCTTAATATATGAGCAACTCAGGAGGTGGAGGGTGAAGATGTTCTGGTAAACCCTCTTGCGTACTCATCCCAGATCGCCACGTACCCACGTGGGGCTGCAGCTCCCCAGGCAATTGCTCACTTCCCCTGGTCTCACTAGGGAATGACTAATGTCTTGTTTCCTCAAATCTGTGCGTGGCCTGGCCCCTCCCACAAGAATGTGGCCATATGGGTTGAATCTCCAGGAGGGGGTGCATTCTGGGCACCAAGAAGAAGCCTCAGGAATCAGTCCTCAGCACATCTCCCCACCAGACATCCCCTGTCTTCGGGGGGCTGTGTGACCCGGATGTGAGACTGTGTGCCCTTAAGCAATTGGGTCCATTCCCTTGTGTCTCCCTGTTAAAAGGTGGCTGGGAAACTGGCCCTCATTCTCAAAGCTATGAGGTCCGGCATGGTACGTGATGGCTTTTAAGGAGCACGTGAAGATCTCCGCTCTGTTATATTCCGGTTGGTGtgagtgagtgtatgtgtgtgcgtgtgacaAGTATAGCCCagcgttcttttgcatgtgactgcaAATATCCTTAACAAGTGCGATGTGGAGAGTCTCGTGAGACAGGGTGTGTTTCCCTATGTGTATCCATAGGGCTGTCACTGTCGTGGTGTCACAGTGGGTTTATGTGCTGGCGCCTGTGTGTGTCAAGATATGTGCGAGCCTGTGAGTCGTGGGTGCATGTGTCCCCATCATTTCCcagtgtgaatgtgtgtgtgcgcacatacCACCGCAATGTGTGCATCTCTGTGATGCTGGGTGTGGGTGTGGCGTGAAGGAGAAGATGTGTGTCACTGTGTCTGTGGGGGTCCTGCCTCTGTGCCACCCCGAGTCCGCCCTCCTCCCCAAGTTCTGTGGCTCCCTCCCAGGCAGtggctctgcccctcccctcctctccctcccaaccaGTCTGTGCGGGGGGAGCTGGTGCTgcagcccccccacccctccccatccaGGCCCCATAAATAGCAGCAGAGTCGGAGCTGGAGCCGGAGTCGGAGCCAGCGCCAGTGGCTGGAGCAGCAAGGGAGTCAGGGCCAGGGCCAGAGAGCCGGAGAGAGGAGCCCCCGACTAGAGCCCAGGTGAGCCCAcccttcctccccagcccagccccagcctggcccagcctggcccagtCTCCATAACAACTCTCCCCCAGGCCCCAGAGAGGTCTCCAGTCCTGCCCGATCCCCTCGCCACCACACGCCCCTGCCCATCTCAGGGGATCTGAGAGAACTGGGAAACTCATGGCTGGACGGCAgagacccccccaccccagaccctcCCTCACATATCCAGAAAGGCACACTGGGTGATGGGGTGGGAGCAGCATCCAGCCAGAGAAGGGTCCCAGTTCCGAGCGAGGTACAGGAAATGTCACACCCTCCTGAAGACAGACACACAACTAGAGGACAGACACACGGGGAGGGGGCATTCAGACACACCCACGCACACTTGCTGGGGGAAGCACGACATGAGAGCAGACAGCCTCACCCTGAGATGTGGACAGACACAGATAGATGGACCAACCGACCATAAGCTCGGCCAGTGTACCCCTGCCTGCTGCTGCCCGAGGCTTGGcaccactgctgggggagggtgGCTTGCGTGCATCCCACAGGCAGCATGGAGGGGGCCGCGGCTCCCCAAAAATCCTGTCGCTAAGAGACAATGCAAGCGCTGCCAAGAAGTGTGAGAAcaggggaggtggagagggaaGCGAGAGTTGTCACCGTGGGAGCCCCTGCGGGcgggggggagtgggggggtgggggggaaccTGGAGGAGCTTTCAGCAGGGACAGGG
This is a stretch of genomic DNA from Equus caballus isolate H_3958 breed thoroughbred chromosome 1, TB-T2T, whole genome shotgun sequence. It encodes these proteins:
- the CARMIL3 gene encoding capping protein, Arp2/3 and myosin-I linker protein 3 isoform X13, which produces MGSSHSARKAGGTESGDTAPGTGDGLGKRHARGVARGSRREGWARARAGSHAALRRGAHAQSGASPGGAGDPELRGGGRSARAAAPDRSGLAAAAALSAWALPAPGLACAAAPGGGGGSSAATAAAAAAMAKPSAELTRELQDSIRRCLSQGAVIQQHRVKLETKPKKFEDRVLALTSWRLHLFPLKVPAKVESSFNVLEIRAFNTLSQNQILVETERGMVSMRLPSAESVDQVTRHVNSALSKVCPGPGCLIRRGNADTPEGPRDTSPNSETSTSTTHSVCGGFSETYAALCDYNGLHCREEVQWDVDTIYHAEDNREFNLLDFSHLESRDLALMVAALAYNQWFTKLYCKDLRLGSEVLEQVLHTLSKSGSLEELVLDNTGLKTDFVQKLAGVFGENGSCVLHALTLSHNPIEDKGFLSLSQQLLCFPTGLTKLCLAKTAISPRGLQALGQTFGANPAFASSLRYLDLSKNPGLLATDEANALYSFLAQPNALVHLDLAGTDCAIDLLLGALLHGCCSHLTYLNLARNSCSHRKGREAPPAFKQFFSSAYTLSHVNLSATRLPLEALRALLQGLSLNSHLSDLHLDVSSCELRSAGAQALQEQLGAVTCVGSLDLSDNGFDSDLLTLVPALGKNKSLKHLFLGKNFNVKAKTLEEILHKLVQLIQEEDCSLQSLSVADSRLKLRTSILINALGSNTCLAKVDLSGNGMEDIGAKMLSKALQINSSLRTILWDRNNTSALGFLDIARALESNHTLRFMSFPVSDISQAYRSAPERTEDVWQKIQWCLVRNNHSQTCPQEQAFRLQQGLVTSSAEQMLQRLCGRVQEEVRALRLCPLEPVQDELLYARDLIKDAKNSRALFPSLYELGHVLANDGPVRQRLESVASEVSKAVDKELQVILESMVSLTQELCPVAMRVAEGHNKMLSNVAERVTVPRNFIRGALLEQAGQDIQNKLDEVKLSVVTYLTNSIVDEILQELYHSHKSLARHLAQLRTLSDPPGGPGQGQDLSSRGRGRNHDHEETTDDELGTNIDTMAIKKQKRCRKIRPVSAFISGSPQDMESQLGSLGTPPGWFSGLGSSQPTASGSWEGLSELPTHGYKLRHQTQGRPRPPRTTPPGPGRPNQVPVPGTRQENGMATRLDEGLEDFFSRRVMDESSSYPRTLRTLRPGLSEPPLPPLQKKRRRGLFHFRRPRSFKGDRGPGSPTTGLLLPPPPPPPPTQESPPSPDPPSLGNNSSPCWSPEEESGLLPGFGGGRGPSFRRKMGTEGTEPGEGVQAPGTAQQPRVHGVALPGLGRAKGWSFDGKREGPGPDLEGSVQAWQKRRSSDDAGPGAWKPPPPPQSTKPSFSAMRRAEATWHIAEESAPNHSCQSPSPASQDGEEEKEGALFPERTVPARNAKLQDTPVAPRPPKPVAVPRGRHPSQDPGGREEAEAGGAAPGVNKPRLRLGSQQDQEEPEVQGPLEPGRRTAPLKPKRTRRAQSCDKLEPDRRRPPDPTAGTSEPGTD